A window of Phycisphaerae bacterium contains these coding sequences:
- a CDS encoding AAA family ATPase codes for MHLKAIAIRSDTFPARECYPFSLPILQRTPSVAFRSPVTFFVGENGSGKSTLLEALARAAGIHIWKNNGIARAGFNPHEDKLHHWLSAEWTDGPTPGAFFASQIFRHFSELLDSWAAADPGLFEYFGGQSLLTQSHGQSLMSFFSSRFKIPGLYLLDEPETALSPRTQLALLRILHENAEAGHAQFIIATHSPILLALPKAEILSFDHSTVQPVSYRETDYYTVYKDFLNHPERFLP; via the coding sequence GTGCACCTCAAGGCGATCGCAATCCGTTCGGATACGTTTCCCGCTCGTGAGTGCTATCCATTCAGCCTGCCGATCCTTCAGCGGACGCCGTCGGTCGCATTCAGGTCGCCGGTGACGTTCTTCGTCGGCGAGAACGGCTCGGGCAAATCGACGCTGCTGGAGGCCCTGGCCCGCGCCGCCGGCATTCACATCTGGAAGAACAACGGCATCGCCCGGGCCGGTTTCAACCCTCACGAGGACAAGCTTCACCACTGGCTGAGCGCCGAGTGGACGGATGGCCCGACGCCGGGCGCGTTTTTCGCCTCGCAGATCTTCCGCCACTTCTCGGAACTGCTGGACTCCTGGGCGGCGGCCGATCCGGGGCTCTTCGAGTACTTCGGCGGCCAGTCGCTGCTGACTCAGTCGCACGGCCAGTCGCTGATGTCCTTTTTCTCCAGCCGCTTCAAGATTCCCGGTCTGTATCTGCTCGATGAGCCGGAAACCGCCCTCTCACCGCGCACCCAGCTTGCCCTGCTGCGCATCCTCCACGAGAACGCCGAGGCGGGCCACGCCCAGTTCATTATCGCCACCCACTCGCCGATCCTGCTGGCCCTGCCGAAAGCGGAAATCCTCTCGTTCGATCACTCGACCGTCCAGCCGGTGAGCTACCGCGAGACGGACTATTACACAGTCTACAAAGACTTCCTCAACCACCCCGAGCGGTTCCTGCCGTAG
- a CDS encoding phosphohydrolase: MSYETFIVVSWIATAIDLAAALAVTLYRRQPTAESVPQPKIGLARGLLALAAMGVVFLIKLPLLGTVGLDGFGVIRLLYLDMVVALPLLGVVLLASHLAAYRRFTKPMLVAAVLAVLAAPVGIYATFVESYRLRLETARVVLPAGRVGNSPLTIGVLADIQTADVSVYEREAVERLLAQHPDLILLPGDLFHRRYLSFEQELPELRELLGLLPTDAFITAGNVDTRERLRQATRGTSVRFLDNHIVRLTLGDRRITVGGVGLNYGSSEARKTIETLLTDPGDDIRILVSHLPDVVLELPENSRIDLVVSGHTHGGQVQLPLIGPLMTLSRVPAAIAAGGLHTHRGNRIYVSRGVGHEQGQAPTIRFLCPPEISLITLTDRKTTQPAAD, translated from the coding sequence ATGAGCTACGAGACGTTCATCGTCGTCAGTTGGATAGCAACCGCGATCGACTTGGCGGCCGCCCTGGCCGTGACACTGTACCGACGGCAGCCGACGGCTGAATCGGTTCCGCAGCCAAAGATCGGGCTGGCTCGCGGACTGCTCGCGCTGGCGGCGATGGGCGTGGTATTCCTGATCAAACTTCCCCTGCTCGGAACGGTCGGGCTCGACGGATTCGGGGTGATCCGGCTGCTGTATCTCGACATGGTGGTCGCGTTGCCGCTGCTGGGCGTGGTGCTGCTGGCTTCGCATCTGGCGGCGTACCGGCGGTTCACCAAGCCGATGCTGGTTGCGGCGGTGCTGGCGGTGCTGGCCGCTCCGGTCGGGATCTACGCGACATTCGTTGAGTCCTATCGGCTGCGATTGGAGACCGCGCGGGTGGTGCTGCCGGCCGGGCGGGTAGGCAACTCGCCGCTGACCATTGGCGTACTGGCTGACATTCAGACCGCCGACGTCTCGGTCTACGAGCGAGAAGCGGTCGAACGGCTCCTGGCCCAACATCCGGACCTGATCCTGCTGCCCGGCGACCTCTTCCACCGCCGATATCTCTCGTTCGAGCAGGAACTGCCCGAACTGCGGGAACTCCTGGGTCTGTTGCCGACTGATGCGTTCATTACCGCGGGCAACGTGGACACGCGCGAGCGACTCCGGCAGGCCACGCGGGGCACGTCGGTGCGGTTTCTGGACAACCATATCGTCCGGCTCACGCTGGGCGACCGGCGGATCACCGTCGGCGGTGTGGGATTGAACTATGGATCATCCGAAGCCCGCAAGACAATCGAGACGCTGCTGACCGACCCGGGCGATGACATCCGCATCCTGGTCAGCCACCTGCCTGACGTGGTGCTGGAGCTGCCGGAAAACTCGCGGATCGACCTGGTGGTCTCCGGCCACACGCACGGCGGACAGGTGCAGCTTCCGCTGATCGGCCCACTGATGACGCTCAGCCGCGTACCCGCCGCAATCGCCGCGGGCGGATTGCACACGCATCGGGGCAACCGGATCTACGTCAGCCGCGGCGTCGGACACGAACAGGGACAGGCGCCGACGATCCGATTCCTCTGCCCACCGGAGATTTCGCTGATCACACTGACGGATCGGAAAACCACCCAGCCGGCAGCGGATTAG
- a CDS encoding beta-mannosidase, with the protein MTEILLNGEWELREEPLTTTAADAEKVAGTADGWIATPVPGDIHQGLIAAGRIDEPLLGMNSWDYHWTEDRSWWYRKQFATRKEWLKGDGVELQIGGLDADAHIWLNGTLLGRHKNAFYPFVARVEQLLKPSGRNVLLVRLTTGVKELNADDVASMSMLAPTESHNGKPERGDPLRIFVRKPQYSWGWDWSPRVPTTAIAGDVKLRVLDKLVVRDVHVLPQRQGKDVQLTVAVAVDWIHDWQTAEGRVDLTITGPDGKKIKAGCEVFLRSGINRYPIEVTVKNAQLWWPNGMGEPNLYTIEATAAAQGATAVYPKFDYGIRFVELDTKDKFALVINGEKVFCKGGNWIPADTIYARVTDQKYEALVREAQQANCNMLRVWGGGLYEGDAFYNACDRCGIMLWHDFMFSVAPYPDHLEWFREEVRREAEFQTVRLRNHPSVVLWSGDNENNWFLAGHWRVSTRGGFYLYNYLLPEIVHRNVPDVPYWNGSPYGGEEPNCEQVGDRHHWWDCMMNPEMENRITPERYDACGSKFISEYGYVGAPVKESVQTYMAGAPFDRYSELWLHHNNAFEKETVDAGITKHYKDAREISEEEYFLYSGLTQGLMYGYSLETFRSRPDCHGGIFWMYNDCWGEVGWTIIDYYLRRKISWHFVRRAFAPVRLILRETDGVVRITLANDTREPVKGAVVFGRTSLDGRNTKFREKAFQAGPMARTVIATFKRDQADPAANLWVARVKGSRDILPAILRSTDFRNLAMPKPKLSLKVEKAGKGQWKVRVASDVYAHAVHLGLPKNAASDEDYFDLLPGESREVLVRCAGTLSAKNVTLTSVV; encoded by the coding sequence ATGACGGAGATTCTGTTGAACGGCGAGTGGGAGCTTCGTGAAGAGCCGCTGACGACAACGGCGGCGGACGCTGAGAAGGTGGCTGGGACGGCGGATGGATGGATCGCGACCCCGGTGCCCGGCGATATCCACCAGGGGCTGATCGCAGCGGGCAGAATCGACGAGCCGCTGCTGGGGATGAACAGCTGGGACTACCACTGGACCGAGGACCGCTCCTGGTGGTACCGCAAGCAGTTTGCGACCCGCAAGGAATGGCTCAAGGGCGACGGTGTCGAGCTCCAGATCGGCGGCCTGGACGCCGATGCGCACATCTGGCTCAACGGGACGCTGCTGGGCCGCCACAAGAACGCGTTCTATCCCTTCGTGGCGCGGGTTGAGCAGTTGCTCAAGCCTTCGGGCCGGAACGTCCTGCTGGTCCGGCTGACCACCGGCGTCAAGGAACTGAATGCCGACGACGTGGCGAGCATGTCGATGCTGGCTCCGACCGAATCCCACAACGGCAAGCCGGAACGGGGCGACCCGCTGCGAATCTTCGTCCGCAAGCCGCAGTATTCGTGGGGATGGGACTGGAGCCCTCGCGTGCCCACGACCGCCATCGCCGGCGACGTCAAGCTCCGCGTGCTCGACAAGCTGGTGGTGCGCGACGTGCACGTGCTGCCGCAGCGGCAGGGCAAGGACGTGCAGTTGACCGTCGCCGTGGCGGTGGATTGGATTCACGACTGGCAGACCGCTGAGGGACGGGTGGATTTGACGATCACCGGACCCGACGGCAAGAAGATCAAAGCCGGCTGCGAGGTGTTCCTGCGTTCCGGGATCAACCGCTATCCGATCGAGGTCACCGTCAAGAACGCCCAGCTCTGGTGGCCCAACGGCATGGGCGAGCCGAACCTCTACACCATCGAGGCGACCGCCGCCGCCCAGGGCGCGACGGCCGTGTACCCGAAGTTCGACTACGGAATCCGCTTCGTCGAACTCGACACCAAGGACAAGTTCGCTCTCGTGATCAACGGCGAGAAGGTCTTCTGCAAGGGCGGCAACTGGATTCCCGCCGACACGATCTACGCCCGCGTGACGGACCAGAAGTACGAGGCCCTGGTGCGCGAGGCGCAGCAGGCCAACTGCAACATGCTGCGGGTCTGGGGCGGCGGCCTCTACGAAGGCGATGCGTTCTACAACGCCTGCGACCGCTGCGGCATCATGCTGTGGCACGATTTCATGTTCTCGGTGGCGCCCTATCCGGACCACCTGGAGTGGTTCCGCGAGGAGGTCCGCCGCGAAGCGGAGTTCCAGACCGTGCGGCTGCGGAATCATCCCAGCGTCGTGCTCTGGAGCGGCGACAATGAAAACAACTGGTTCCTGGCCGGCCACTGGCGAGTCTCGACCCGCGGCGGCTTCTATCTCTACAACTACCTGCTGCCGGAGATCGTGCACCGCAACGTGCCGGATGTGCCGTACTGGAACGGTTCGCCCTACGGCGGCGAGGAGCCGAACTGCGAGCAGGTGGGCGACCGGCACCACTGGTGGGACTGCATGATGAACCCGGAGATGGAGAACCGGATCACCCCGGAAAGGTACGACGCGTGCGGCTCGAAGTTCATCTCCGAGTACGGCTACGTCGGCGCGCCGGTCAAGGAGAGCGTCCAGACCTACATGGCCGGAGCTCCGTTCGACCGCTACAGCGAGCTTTGGCTTCACCACAACAATGCGTTCGAGAAGGAAACCGTGGACGCCGGCATCACCAAGCACTACAAGGACGCCCGCGAAATCTCCGAGGAGGAATACTTCCTCTACAGCGGTCTGACCCAAGGATTGATGTACGGCTATTCGCTCGAGACGTTCCGTTCGCGGCCGGACTGCCACGGCGGGATCTTCTGGATGTACAACGACTGCTGGGGCGAGGTCGGCTGGACCATCATCGACTATTACCTTCGCCGCAAGATCTCGTGGCACTTCGTCCGCCGGGCGTTCGCTCCGGTGCGTCTGATCCTCCGTGAGACCGACGGGGTCGTGCGAATCACGCTGGCCAACGACACCCGCGAGCCGGTCAAGGGCGCCGTTGTGTTCGGCCGGACATCGCTGGACGGCAGGAACACCAAGTTTCGCGAAAAGGCGTTCCAGGCCGGCCCGATGGCCCGGACCGTGATCGCCACGTTCAAGCGGGACCAGGCGGACCCAGCCGCCAACCTGTGGGTGGCCCGGGTCAAGGGCAGCCGCGACATCCTGCCCGCGATCCTGCGGAGCACCGACTTCCGGAACCTGGCGATGCCCAAACCGAAGCTGTCGCTGAAGGTCGAAAAAGCCGGCAAGGGCCAATGGAAGGTGCGGGTGGCCAGCGACGTCTACGCCCACGCCGTGCATCTTGGCCTGCCCAAGAACGCCGCGAGCGATGAGGACTACTTCGACCTGCTTCCGGGCGAGAGCCGGGAGGTCCTGGTCCGCTGCGCCGGAACGCTGAGCGCGAAGAACGTCACGCTCACCAGCGTGGTCTAG
- a CDS encoding response regulator yields the protein MKRIVVCDDELHILEGLRHLLRGPDRKIVIGHSGVDALEQVRQEVPDLLIIDIMMPKMDGIQAVATLREQEETRHLPIIILTAKGHARDVAMVQEVWNVRVMAKPFEPAKLRQLVAEILETEPCTVPSSN from the coding sequence ATGAAACGCATTGTCGTATGCGACGATGAACTGCACATTCTGGAAGGCCTGCGCCATCTGCTTCGCGGACCGGACCGAAAGATCGTCATCGGTCATTCGGGAGTCGACGCGCTGGAGCAGGTGAGGCAGGAGGTGCCGGACCTGCTGATCATCGACATCATGATGCCGAAGATGGACGGCATCCAAGCGGTGGCGACCCTTCGCGAGCAGGAGGAGACCCGGCACCTGCCCATCATCATTCTCACCGCCAAAGGCCACGCCAGGGACGTGGCGATGGTCCAGGAGGTCTGGAATGTCCGCGTAATGGCCAAACCCTTCGAACCAGCCAAACTCCGACAACTGGTTGCCGAGATTCTCGAAACAGAACCATGCACCGTGCCAAGCTCCAACTGA
- a CDS encoding HD domain-containing protein produces MHRAKLQLIAPERAADFASGGLLREALENIAGLAGAELSVEPSGNGLDADDPSLPIHYRGEPVGRVMYHPNGGGPAVEAAARTISTLMEHVVGREVAVADLAEEMITSYEELNMLYSLLPSIATRTDETEIGSALVEQAIRALNCRRASLLVLDEARQNFRVLASAGLPNEARAVTIPVKGSIAEHALFENDLLIVNNIKDRPDLQALSKGAYKSFSFAVVRVPLYAQGQAVGILTATDRTDDRDFSAHDQKLLEGLSAMGASSLLNCRLHATVSRQMLNTIKALATAVDAKDHYTHDHAGRVSQLCVATAKVLGITDKAKLREVELAGLLHDVGKIGVADAILSKRDKLTPAEFERIKTHSEIGATIIGHVEGLEGVAQAIRHHHERYDGLGYPDGLQGPHIPIASKIIAVIDTFDALTSDRPYRKAIPTPNALIELRRSKATQLDPEIVDAFVAMMQANKV; encoded by the coding sequence ATGCACCGTGCCAAGCTCCAACTGATCGCGCCCGAGCGTGCAGCGGATTTCGCGTCCGGAGGCCTCCTGCGGGAGGCCCTGGAGAACATCGCCGGACTGGCCGGAGCCGAGCTGTCCGTCGAGCCCTCCGGCAACGGTTTGGACGCCGATGACCCCAGCCTGCCCATTCACTACCGCGGCGAGCCGGTGGGCCGGGTGATGTACCATCCCAACGGCGGCGGACCGGCGGTCGAGGCGGCGGCCCGGACGATCTCGACCCTCATGGAGCACGTCGTCGGCCGCGAAGTCGCGGTTGCCGATCTGGCCGAGGAGATGATCACCAGCTACGAAGAGCTCAATATGCTCTATTCCCTGCTGCCCAGCATCGCCACCCGAACCGACGAAACGGAAATCGGCAGCGCCTTGGTCGAGCAGGCGATCCGGGCCCTGAACTGCCGCCGGGCGTCCCTGCTGGTTCTCGATGAGGCCCGGCAGAACTTCCGCGTCCTGGCCTCAGCGGGTCTGCCCAACGAGGCGCGGGCGGTTACCATCCCGGTCAAGGGATCGATCGCCGAGCACGCGCTATTCGAGAACGATCTGCTGATCGTCAATAACATCAAGGACCGTCCGGACCTGCAGGCCCTCTCGAAAGGCGCCTACAAGAGCTTTTCGTTCGCGGTGGTGCGAGTGCCCCTATACGCTCAGGGCCAGGCGGTGGGAATCCTGACCGCCACCGACCGCACCGACGACCGGGACTTTTCCGCCCATGATCAGAAGCTCCTGGAGGGCCTCTCGGCAATGGGCGCGTCGTCTCTGTTGAACTGCCGCCTGCACGCGACGGTCAGCCGGCAGATGCTCAACACGATCAAAGCCCTGGCCACCGCGGTGGACGCCAAGGACCACTACACCCACGACCACGCCGGGCGGGTCTCACAGCTGTGCGTGGCCACAGCCAAGGTCCTGGGTATCACCGACAAAGCCAAACTGCGCGAGGTCGAGCTGGCGGGCCTGCTCCACGACGTGGGCAAAATCGGCGTCGCCGACGCGATCCTCTCGAAACGCGACAAGCTGACCCCGGCCGAGTTCGAGCGGATCAAGACCCACAGCGAGATCGGCGCCACGATCATCGGCCACGTTGAAGGCCTGGAGGGCGTGGCCCAAGCCATCCGCCATCACCATGAACGCTACGACGGCCTGGGCTATCCGGACGGCCTCCAGGGCCCGCACATTCCCATCGCCTCGAAAATCATCGCGGTGATCGACACCTTCGACGCCCTGACCTCGGACCGGCCGTACCGCAAGGCCATCCCAACTCCAAACGCCCTCATCGAACTGCGGCGAAGCAAGGCCACGCAGCTCGATCCGGAGATCGTGGACGCCTTCGTCGCTATGATGCAGGCCAACAAGGTCTGA
- a CDS encoding GDSL family lipase, which produces MNEIVLAPDFIQGAVSIEQKDGHLRPWRLPVDRLGLFPSPDDGLVLRAQMPAGVRVRFETQARRVGLSFAPLIGEAKFDLVINRQVFQTTTVGAGEYVAVFEDLPAGLKTADIWLPPDVPVGLRCLLVAGDAKPAADRRRKWIAYGSSITHCCGAHSPARTWPAVAARKADLDLTCLGYGGQCHLDPMVARMIRDLPADFVSMKVGINIYGGGSLSPRTFKAAVIGAVQTIREKHPAIPIALISPIISPPRESTANAVGLTLQLMRDEVREAAERLAAHGDGNIHYFSGLDLFSDDMVEAYLPDLLHPNGDGYELMGENFIKTVLSRIRI; this is translated from the coding sequence ATGAACGAGATTGTGCTGGCCCCGGACTTCATCCAGGGCGCGGTGTCTATCGAGCAGAAGGACGGGCACCTTAGACCGTGGCGGCTGCCCGTTGACCGGTTGGGTCTGTTTCCTTCGCCGGACGATGGACTGGTGCTCCGGGCTCAGATGCCCGCCGGGGTGCGGGTGCGATTCGAGACGCAGGCCCGCAGGGTGGGACTATCATTTGCGCCGCTGATCGGCGAGGCGAAGTTCGACCTGGTGATCAACCGTCAGGTTTTCCAGACGACGACGGTTGGCGCGGGGGAATACGTGGCCGTTTTCGAGGACCTTCCGGCGGGCCTGAAGACGGCTGACATATGGCTGCCACCGGATGTTCCGGTCGGCCTGCGCTGCCTGTTGGTCGCCGGTGACGCCAAGCCGGCCGCGGACCGCCGCAGGAAGTGGATCGCCTACGGCAGTTCGATCACCCACTGCTGCGGCGCCCACAGCCCGGCCCGGACGTGGCCCGCGGTGGCCGCTCGGAAGGCCGATCTGGATCTGACCTGTCTCGGCTACGGCGGGCAGTGCCACCTCGACCCGATGGTGGCCCGGATGATCCGCGATCTGCCGGCGGATTTCGTTTCGATGAAGGTCGGAATCAACATTTATGGCGGCGGCAGCCTTTCCCCTCGCACGTTCAAAGCCGCCGTCATCGGGGCTGTGCAGACCATTCGCGAGAAGCACCCGGCGATTCCCATCGCCCTGATCTCGCCGATTATCTCCCCGCCGCGCGAAAGCACAGCGAACGCGGTCGGTCTCACGCTTCAGCTCATGCGGGACGAAGTCCGCGAAGCCGCCGAGCGCCTGGCCGCCCACGGCGATGGGAATATCCACTACTTCAGCGGCTTGGACCTGTTCAGTGATGATATGGTTGAGGCCTACCTGCCGGACCTGCTGCACCCCAACGGCGACGGCTATGAACTGATGGGCGAGAACTTTATCAAGACGGTCCTGTCCCGCATCAGAATCTAA
- a CDS encoding amidophosphoribosyltransferase — translation MSGFFGVASRSDCVTDLFYGTDYHSHLGTRRGGLAVANSDGFARFIHDITNAQFRSKFEDDLPRLHGTRGIGVISDYEDQPLIIGSHLGTYAIVTVGKITNLQELAQRAFEKRTTHFSEMSGGEINPTELVATLINQQATFTDGIRFAQEMIEGSCSILLLTNHGIYAARDRLGRTPIILGRKPDAVAVTLETCAFPNLDYQIERDLGPGEIVLITEDGVEQKAPPGEKMQMCSFLWVYYGFPASTYEGVNVEVSRNRSGAMLARDDDVEVDLVAGIPDSGTGHAIGYANAKCIPYGRPFTKYTPTWPRSFMPQDQRVRDLVARMKLVPVRELIQGKRLLFCEDSIVRGTQLTDTIRRLFDYGAREVHMRPACPPLVFGCPFLNFSRSRSVFDLAARRAAQELGCKEGACLFDFTRSRSEPFGALVERIRHRLGLTSLRYQTLDNLVQAIGLPKEKLCTYCWDAATADTLPLYEQNPVPRSTRKATDVEASSEAKGR, via the coding sequence ATGAGCGGTTTTTTCGGCGTCGCATCCCGCAGTGACTGTGTGACCGACCTGTTCTACGGGACCGACTATCACTCGCATCTCGGGACCCGCCGCGGCGGTCTGGCCGTCGCCAATTCGGACGGCTTTGCGCGGTTCATCCACGACATCACCAACGCCCAGTTCCGGTCGAAGTTTGAGGACGACCTGCCCCGACTCCACGGAACGCGCGGCATCGGCGTGATCAGCGACTATGAGGACCAGCCGCTGATCATCGGCTCGCACCTGGGAACCTACGCGATCGTCACGGTGGGCAAGATCACCAATCTGCAGGAACTCGCGCAAAGGGCGTTCGAGAAGCGAACGACGCATTTCTCCGAGATGTCCGGCGGCGAGATCAACCCGACCGAACTGGTCGCCACACTGATCAACCAGCAGGCAACGTTCACCGACGGCATCCGCTTCGCCCAGGAGATGATCGAGGGCTCGTGTTCGATCCTCCTGCTGACCAACCACGGAATCTACGCAGCCCGCGACCGTCTGGGGCGAACCCCGATCATTCTCGGCCGAAAACCCGACGCCGTCGCCGTCACGTTGGAAACGTGCGCGTTTCCCAACCTCGACTACCAGATCGAGCGCGATCTGGGTCCGGGCGAGATCGTCCTGATCACCGAAGACGGCGTCGAGCAGAAGGCCCCGCCCGGCGAGAAGATGCAGATGTGCTCGTTCTTGTGGGTCTACTACGGCTTTCCCGCCTCGACCTACGAGGGTGTCAACGTGGAGGTCTCGCGGAACCGCTCCGGGGCGATGCTGGCCCGGGACGACGACGTGGAGGTCGATCTGGTGGCGGGAATCCCGGACTCGGGCACCGGGCACGCGATCGGCTACGCCAACGCCAAGTGCATTCCCTACGGCCGGCCGTTTACCAAGTACACGCCCACCTGGCCGCGAAGCTTCATGCCGCAGGATCAGCGGGTTCGCGACCTGGTGGCCCGGATGAAGCTGGTCCCGGTTCGCGAACTGATCCAGGGCAAGCGGCTCCTGTTCTGCGAGGACTCGATCGTCCGCGGCACGCAGCTCACGGACACGATCCGTCGGCTGTTCGACTATGGGGCCCGCGAGGTCCACATGCGTCCGGCCTGTCCGCCGCTGGTGTTCGGCTGTCCGTTCCTGAATTTCTCGCGGTCGCGTTCGGTGTTTGACCTGGCCGCCCGGCGGGCCGCCCAGGAACTCGGCTGCAAGGAGGGCGCCTGTCTGTTCGATTTCACCCGCAGCCGGAGCGAACCGTTCGGCGCCCTGGTCGAACGCATCCGCCACCGGCTGGGCCTCACGAGCCTGCGCTATCAAACCCTCGACAACCTGGTCCAGGCGATCGGCCTGCCCAAAGAGAAGCTCTGTACGTACTGCTGGGACGCCGCGACGGCCGACACGCTGCCCCTGTACGAGCAGAACCCGGTGCCGCGGAGCACCCGGAAGGCCACGGACGTTGAGGCCTCATCGGAAGCGAAGGGACGCTGA
- a CDS encoding PEP-CTERM sorting domain-containing protein, with protein sequence MGRTGYYIFCLLVAVGLLAGPAQAALIETADIMAIPAGVTGSGNGTLDLRMFTFSGSEITNVAEDFNGDNGNNTLPNSGGDDTNGFVESYVTTAGELKAFYILNFPPDSVHEIMLCLDLNETGGGMPNNTLAKLDIVLNPTSIQGNPDPLGDVLGVGQAAIDQVYTGGTIIANLDPEPAANLPVNSQGAGFADYAIFTGINPFDLNDSDVLLFNISMNTLNNGAEEIFLSGDYAPSDVPEPATLGLLVLGAITLVWRRK encoded by the coding sequence ATGGGACGAACTGGTTATTATATATTTTGTCTTTTGGTGGCGGTGGGGTTGTTGGCGGGGCCGGCCCAAGCCGCGCTCATCGAGACGGCCGACATCATGGCAATACCCGCGGGCGTAACCGGGTCGGGCAACGGCACGCTGGATCTGCGGATGTTCACTTTTTCGGGCTCCGAGATCACGAATGTGGCCGAAGATTTCAACGGTGACAACGGCAACAACACACTGCCGAATAGCGGGGGAGACGACACCAACGGGTTTGTCGAATCGTACGTCACCACCGCCGGCGAGTTGAAGGCATTTTACATTCTCAACTTCCCGCCCGACTCGGTTCATGAGATTATGCTATGCTTGGATCTCAATGAAACCGGTGGCGGCATGCCGAACAACACGTTGGCGAAACTGGACATCGTCCTCAATCCGACGAGCATCCAGGGCAATCCCGATCCGCTCGGCGATGTCCTTGGCGTCGGGCAGGCGGCGATCGACCAAGTCTACACCGGCGGGACGATCATCGCCAACCTGGACCCGGAACCCGCAGCGAACCTGCCCGTCAACAGTCAAGGGGCGGGCTTCGCGGACTATGCCATCTTTACGGGGATCAATCCCTTCGACCTCAATGACAGCGACGTACTGCTGTTCAACATCAGCATGAACACTCTCAACAATGGTGCGGAGGAGATATTCCTCAGCGGTGACTACGCGCCGAGCGATGTTCCTGAACCCGCTACGCTCGGGCTGCTGGTGCTCGGTGCGATCACGCTGGTGTGGCGGCGGAAATAG
- a CDS encoding helix-turn-helix transcriptional regulator yields MDDEKQNREFGVFTEQNWTTVSHRHALSGRQVEILRLLFCGLHDKDMADQLGISFSTLRTHMDHLFAKFGVEDRNELILAVFKSGMEACRCRVCRRLVQEPKGEASAYDEASPSQ; encoded by the coding sequence ATGGACGATGAGAAGCAGAACAGGGAATTCGGGGTTTTCACGGAACAGAATTGGACGACCGTCTCCCATCGTCACGCTCTTTCCGGTCGGCAGGTGGAGATACTGCGTCTCCTTTTCTGCGGCCTGCACGACAAGGACATGGCGGATCAGCTTGGGATCAGTTTCTCGACGCTGCGGACGCACATGGATCATTTGTTTGCCAAGTTCGGGGTCGAGGACCGCAACGAACTGATCCTGGCCGTCTTCAAGAGCGGGATGGAGGCCTGCCGGTGTCGGGTGTGCCGGAGGCTTGTCCAGGAACCGAAAGGCGAAGCGTCGGCCTACGATGAAGCCAGTCCTTCACAATGA